One window of Dermacentor albipictus isolate Rhodes 1998 colony unplaced genomic scaffold, USDA_Dalb.pri_finalv2 scaffold_14, whole genome shotgun sequence genomic DNA carries:
- the LOC139051810 gene encoding uncharacterized protein, which produces MLRASLLHLPTVEVRTRWTKKLWCKFFPGIRRKLTAASRKGRCRELLSWIQPIVNHLYWCACACGGNGDLLVATWTSLLNHIADIHDGHGNPYPRCLHGPSSRVSWLKIDSPAHKQVRAIVMAPVLLKDIRQLSPDTQTYSLESFHSVLNGYAPKSTAYTYEGMKARTLIAALHFNENANKEQATTKDGTQQWHSKTSKARHSMMTVCPLKMAATFGKFNCVTSVFQLAVLLYKCSAKLHLTLHLQAIHKLML; this is translated from the exons ATGCTTCGAGCTAGTCTTCTTCATCTACCTACAGTTGAAGTTCGCACGAGATGGACTAAGAAATTATGGTGCAAATTTTTTCCAGGCATCAGAAGAAAATTGACAGCTGCTTCACGGAAGGGCAGATGCAGGGAGCTGTTGAGCTGGATACAACCCATTGTGAACCATCTGTACTGGTGCGCATGTGCTTGCGGAGGAAATGGTGATTTACTAGTGGCGACATGGACAAGTCTCCTAAACCACATAGCTGACATTCATGATGGTCATGGCAACCCCTATCCCCGCTGCCTCCATGGACCATCCAGCAGAGTGTCATGGCTCAAAATTG ACTCTCCAGCGCACAAACAAGTCAGAGCCATTGTCATGGCCCCAGTGCTTCTCAAAGACATCCGACAGCTCTCGCCAGACACGCAGACATACAGCCTGGAATCTTTCCATAGTGTCCTGAACGGCTATGCTCCTAAATCTACCGCATACACATATGAGGGAATGAAGGCTCG AACACTGATTGCTGCCCTTCATTTCAATGAAAATGCCAACAAAGAGCAAGCAACAACAAAGGATGGAACACAGCAATGGCACAGCAAGACATCCAAGGCCAGACATAGCATGATGACTGTGTGTCCACTCAAGATGGCTGCTACATTTGGCAAGTTTAACTGTGTCACGTCCGTCTTTCAGTTAGCAGTTCTCCTCTACAAGTGCTCAGCAAAACTACACCTCACATTGCATTTACAAGCTATTCACAAGCTAATGTTGTAA
- the LOC139051780 gene encoding uncharacterized protein has translation MRTAALEAATQLEDTIRINTSQNITIVSTPREDNAVKYSQIKELKLQEKRFSMTTYITAPENSARGIIHGIPDYGTQEDIIRSLARNTARVLHARRMRNTSSVIIVFQGEEVPHYVNYRNTTYRCLLYKKIEVCGICRKVGHWDDVCPTPNEKCCIQCGKQNPPTDHDCELVCAICNGNHLSGSKQCKKRFQIPYIIRQRQWQKLSVEEQNHPNERRQSRSRERRSSQNSHETSGSFFSRRIEQ, from the coding sequence ATGAGAACGGCCGCTCTGGAAGCGGCAACGCAACTAGAAGACACGATCCGAATCAACACCAGCCAAAATATTACTATTGTCAGCACACCAAGAGAAGACAACGCCGTCAAATACAGCCAAATCAAGGAGCTCAAATTACAAGAGAAGAGATTCAGCATGACTACCTACATTACGGCGCCCGAAAACTCGGCCAGAGGAATCATCCATGGGATTCCAGACTacggcacacaagaagacatTATTAGAAGTTTGGCGCGTAATACCGCCAGGGTCCTGCACGCCAGGCGCATGCGCAATACGTCCTCAGTTATTATCGTTTTTCAAGGTGAAGAAGTACCACACTACGTCAACTACCGAAATACTACTTACCGATGCCTTCTGTACAAGAAGATCGAAGTGTGCGGAATCTGCCGAAAAGTCGGCCACTGGGATGATGTGTGCCCCACCCCGAACGAAAAATGTTGTATCCAGTGCGGCAAGCAAAACCCGCCAACGGACCATGACTGTGAACTAGTATGCGCTATCTGCAACGGCAACCATCTCTCCGGCTCAAAGCAATGCAagaaacgtttccaaatccccTACATCATCCGACAACGACAGTGGCAGAAACTCTCGGTGGAAGAACAGAACCACCCTAACGAGCGCAGGCAAAGTAGATCGCGAGAACGCCGATCGTCGCAGAACAGCCATGAAACCAGTGGAAGTTTTTTTTCCCGGAGGATCGAGCAGTAG